The Brienomyrus brachyistius isolate T26 chromosome 7, BBRACH_0.4, whole genome shotgun sequence DNA segment CGGTACGTGCTACGCTTCTTCTACGGCATCAAAGATTCATCCTCGCTCTTCCTCTCCTGCATCTGCTTGGACCGCTACATGGCAGTGGTCCACCCCATTACCTTTGCGGCGCTGAAGGACCGCCGGCACCGGTCAGTTTGCGCCGCGGTTGTGTGGGTCTTCACACTGGCGTATGCGGCAGTCAAGTGTGTGGGAACCATCGTAAAATTCGAGAAGGCCTTCACTGTCATGATCCTGGGCACATTCGCTATTATGCTTTTCTGTAATCTGTCCATTCTCTTCACCCTCCGACACTCCGGACCAGTTCGAGACGTGATGCACCCAGTCAAGAAGAAAGCCTTCAAGATGGTCCTCATCATCCTGACCATCATCATTTTCAACTACTTGCCTCCTGTGGCACTCTTTCCATTTGAGGAGTACTTCTCTCACAATGTCTTCCAGTGTTACATCAACTACGTCACCTTTGGATTCATGGATATCAGCAGCACCATCCAGCCCATGCTGTACCTGTCAAAGGAGAAGCTGTCTTGCTCACCCAGGTGCTGCTGTAAAAGGTGCTTTGACCAGGAGATGCATGAAGTCTCAACATAAAACAGCAGAGGTTTTTGGTTTATGTCTAGCTTAAGTTTTTTCCATAAGTACTGTTTTTTTGTTACAAACTTAAATGTTAACATGTAGCTACATAAAACCTCACAAATTTGCATCTTCATTATGATAGATACATAAATAATCCCTGTCATCCTCTCAAGGTGCAAAAGACAATACTTGATGTAAAAGAAAAACTCTACGTTTGACAGGTTCATTTTGGAATTCCGGGTCTCTGTGTTCTTCATAAACAAACAACTTTCATTACTTGTCTACTCTTTTAAGAACAGGTAACATTaaataaattgtatttattactttattattatttttaatgtttttctgtTGCACTTACTGGTATTTGAATAGTCTTATGTTTTTACTTTGTTAATAGTTATATGTGCTCCTGCTCCAAACTGCTTATATTTGTACCtgggcattcactggaagctcagctgaACTGCGCTTATGGCAAGTCGACTCCTAGCTCTGCTCATCTGTTAAATATGTAGATATAATGTGTCACGGTCACGCTGGGTTCATAAAGAAATTCCAAGTTCCTAGTCAGAAAGTTCACATAGAAAACCTTCTGAAATCTGAATTCTGACTCATATTTGATGAATACATCAGACACTAGATTGTAACAAAACAATTATTTTGTCTTAATGGGAACTTCAGACAGTCATTACAAAGCAGCCTTCCTGCCtaattaatttcattatttttatttgacaGCACAAAGATATTTCAGGCTTTCCTGTATCATAAATTTCTGTCTGCAGCCTTTGGAGAGGGAAGAatatttactttttaatttttagattttttttatgaacACGGAACAGTAAATTGTCAACAGTTTATGcttagattctgttttccttcaggCATTATTAATGCTTTTCTAAAAGTGCTATTAAAAAAAACCTTCAGTTGTGAATTCTACTAAACTAAGTTATTATGCACAATATActaatgcaaaaaaataattttacattttatttaacatttatagtcaGAAATTCTGGGAAACATGAAACTACACTACTTAGTGCTGATATCAGATTCAAGACTGATGACAAAATACTTTTCTTAATGGGAACTTCAGACAGAAGCTTTCCTACCTAGTAAGTTTGACCATTTTTATTTGACAGCACAGACATATTTCAGGCTTGCCTGTATGATAAATTTCTGTCTGCAGAGGGAGGAATATTTACTCGTCCTTCTGCTTTTCAATCAGACTCTCCATCTAACAGATACATGGATGCAGGGGTTACTTTGGGCTGTAATTCACTCCACATCTGCACCTTTCACAGTGTCTTAACCACAGGCAAATATGCAGACATTTCAATATTcgccaaccttaataatccactaAGACCATTGGATGGGTACCATCAAACACAGCTATCTGATTGGAGGTTTCCACCTCCTGTTTCGTCCATCAACTACATCTAATCATATGTCAAACACTTAATCTCACTACAATACTACAGCACTGTGTGGATCAGATAAAGGCCATAACCTACCTACAGCACGTATGAAGTATCTACGCTGCAGACTCAGTGTGGATCTAAGCACATCTGTGACACGCCTACCTGTACCACCTCTAATTGGATGCACTACACCTACTAGCCATGTATGTTTCTATACATTCACAAATGATTATGTATACAGCAGAACAATGATGTAAGGTACAATACATCACACATGACATACACACTACAGGGATTTATTCTGTGTGGTTTGGTTGCTGATTCTGAGCCTCAGGGCCACTGATATTCTCTTCCTTTCGAACAAAGGCCTCATTGCCTATGTGGATTCTCATACACCTTTTCAGGATGGAGCGAGATATAGACAGAAGAAATAGTTGTTTTGTGCTTTAGAACATCATGCAAATTATGGACATGTAGCAAAGCTGGGAACAATATTCTAGTGGATGAACCAAACATAAATATTGTGGCCCCGGTACATTGCTTTCGTACTCCAGTAGGGGCAAACTTTGCCAGGACTGTGGAATTATGCAAACATAGTGCGTACATTTGCATTCTCCATATCCTGTATTTGCTTAATGTTGTTAGTTCTCTCTTTTAAAGTAATGATTATATTGAACCCTGTCTTTCCTCCATTGTACCTGTGTAACATGTTACCTCATATGTCTCTCGCTGCCCAAATATTTGTTCACTGTATGTTGCTATGCCAGTAAAATTGTAACCTCCGTCATATTTCATATGTTATGTGTAGTGGTGTTAACAGAGATAAGTGCTTCAGCTAATAAAGAACATAGTTATTTCAAATGAGTTCTTGATTCCCTGCGTCATGCCTGCAACTCAGAAATGgcacattgaaaatactatGTATATACAAATTCATATTCAAAGTAAGTTGGCagtttatatagcacctttcaagATCAAATGTCACAAAGTGATTCACAGAAAACAAAGATAATAAGATATTCAAGCGTCAATAAAATATGAAGCCCTTAAGAGGACATGGGAGGAGAATAACGTAATGGAAGAAGGGTTCTGTATGTAATAAAAGGCCTGTCAGTAAGAAAAGTTTTCAGACTCTGTTTGAAAGAGTCCACAATGGACCTGGAACCTGTGGATGTAATTTAACTGCCGAAGTGTCATGAAGTTTAGGCCTACATGGATGACGATTTTATAAATGATGTCACAGGTAAATTTATAGAAATTTTTATATTCTTGCACATGGATAGGGCAGTCAGTTAATGTAGCCTTGTAAATGAAGAGGTTTAACAATAACATTTAACAGAAATGTGCCTGTTAATTTCAAAACAGACCTAAATGTAGCTCAGCTGGGCACTAAATGTGACAGTTTGTATATGTCACCAGGTAAGACCTGACCTAAAGTTTACTGTAATGAATTCTCATTAAATAAGACACTTATGAAACAGGTACAACAAAAACACAGCTCTTCTTATAAAGGATTATAAAAATGATGGAAGAAAACCAAAAAAAGTGAGCATTGACAGCTTTTACTGGATGCATAGTTATGGAAGAGGGATGGAGAGAAAAGCAGAAGATTCATGCTTAGGCTATTTATGACAGTCGTGATATTCGTGTTAATTTGCAGTCAGCAGTTGGCATTTGTGTCCATGCTGTTACCCTGAAGGACGCACTTTAAAGCCTTTTTCGAAGTCTTCCAGGTCGATTAGTCTAACCGAATTAAGTTTTGCGCAGCCTCGTCCATCTCCAAGCATATgatgttttaataaatagtGCTATTTAATTCGAAAAGAAGGCAGTGATTTGTAAATGTACTTTGTCTtgtatttcattgcagacagtatgaacacagGATTTCATGTTTTCTGGTCAACtgtttgtaaatatatatatatccattccTGCCTTTCAGGTTTGCAACGCATTCCAGAAAAGGTTGTGAATTAGTCACTCTGTACATCAATTTATTTGCTATATGTATTTAAGGTCACAATCTTAAAGATGTAGGATGTCCATTTATCTGCATGTTATGTTATCACTAAAGCAatacaaactaaaaaaaaacatgataaaAAAGTTATTTGATATGAGTATTATAAATATCATGTGGTTAAATAGTACTCAAAATTTTATGAAACATAAAATATGAaacatggtgctgcagtggttagcactgttgcctcacacctctgggacccaggttcgagtctccacctgggtcacatgtgtgcagagtttgcatgttctccccatgtcgtcgtggggtttcctccgggtactccggtttccccccacagtccaaaaacatgctgaggctaattggacttgctaaattgcccttaggagtgtgtgtgtgtgtgtgtgtgtgtgtgtgtgtgtgtgaatggtgtatgagtgtgccctgcgatgggctggccccccatcctggattgttccctgggTTGTTTGACCATTTTTATTTGACAGCACAGACATATTTCAGGCTTGCCTGTATGATATTTCTGTCAATTTCTGTCTGCAGAGGGAAGAATATTTACTTGTCCTTCTGCTTTTCAATCAGACTCTCCATCTAACAGATACATGGATGCAGGGGTTACTTTGGGCTGCAATTCACCCCACATCTGCACCTTTCACAGTGTCTTAACCACATGCAAATATGCAGACATTTCAACATTcgccaaccttaataatccactaAGACCATTGGATGGCTACCATCAAACACAGCTATCTGATTGGAGGTTTCCACCTCCTGTTTCGTCCATCAACTACATCTAATCATATGTCAAACACTTAATCTCACTACAATACTACGTCACTGTATGGATCAGATAAAAGCCATAACCTACCTCCAGGACATATAAAGTATCCAAGTTTAAAGCTGCAGACTCAATGTGGATCTAAGCACATCTGTGACACGCCTATCTGTACCACCTCTAATTGGATGCACTACACCCACTAGCCATGTATGTTTCTATACATTCACAAATGATTATGTATGCAGCAGAACAAGGATGCAAGGTACAATACATCACACAAGGCACACACACTACAGGGCTTTATTCCGTCTGGTTTGGTTGAGGATTCTGAGCCCCAGGGCCACTGATATTCTCTTCATTAAGAGCAAAGGCCTCGTCTCTCTGAATGTCTTCCCACAAACACTACAGTTGTAAGTTCTCTCATCCATATGAGTTCGGAGATGCACTTTGAGCTGGTTGTGTTCTGAATAGGTCGGCCCAGCCGAAACGCTTGCCACAGTAGTTGCAGCAGTAAACTTTCTCATCGACGTGGCTCCGCAGATGTGCAGTGAGCTGATTTTGTGTAGGTCTTCTTGCAGAGGGTGCAGTGATAGAAGCCCTGTAGGTTTTCGCTCAGCACAGAGGCACCCAATCTCAGGGTAGATACAGATGTCAGAAATGAGTCACACGTGTAACTGCCTGCTTTGCATCCCCTCTTCCTCTGACCCCCCCAGCAGCCTCCCCCATGCTGGTGTACTCCTGAAAACTATGACTATTGGCAGAAAAATCTGAATCTCTTCTCCTCTCACCATAGTACAACTCATTGGGTTTTCCATACACCTTCTCCACTGGTTCAAACTCCCCATTATGACCCCTCTCTTCCTCACTAGACTTAACGCTCATGAGGCTGTCAGACACAATGGTGACCCTCACATCAGAGTTGCTTTCCTCGGAGCCAGTCTCTGGCCAGCGAGAGGACAGCAGGTCGAAGGAATATTTTGGTTTCAGGTAGTCAAGGTTGTGGCTCTTCATTTTGAGAGGAGATGTTTTGGTGAGGTCCATAGTACAGCCATCCTCTAGATCTGGGTCAATCTTTACATCAACAAGGATTACGGCTGAAATGGCAACACTGGATATTCCCTTAACTCCTGCTTCTAAGCtgagaactgagccaaagcGCTTTCCCTGTCAGTATTCATGCCGGTCAGCAAGACACCGTTTGCCACCAGCAGCTGTGGATACTAGAGATGTCTTCGGGGCAGAGTTTGGAGTTGGAAAGATGAACACTATCCTTTACACAGAGGAATGCAGTGGTAAGCACTGCAAATGCTGGCAAATAAAAGCTTAAGCTTGCCTTATGGCAGTCTTCCCATCCTGAGGTTTGATGGAATGAGACCGATGTTTTGCGACCCTTCTCTTGAGTTGGTGCAAGTGTGATGCTGGAAAAGAGGTAGGTCACTGTAGGTTGAATGAACTTGAGTTGGATCTGCATGTTGTGATCAGCTCCAAGTTGGATTAAGTAATAGGGAATCGAAGTACATTCTCCATTCTACCCCTCCATAAACAGTAACTCCCTTGGTAAATCTTGGTGACATACAGATTTCTTTCAGAATGAATGGGACGTCTGTTTACACTATATACTGCATCGTGCCGATAATTCAGGCCACACAGACATGCTGCTCTCCCCCGTCGTCTGTAATCTGCAGATAATGGTTTTAAAGAAACTGACTGTTCAGTTCTGGTGTTCGAAGGGACTGTGTTTTGGAGCTTATTTGTATGCTGTTGCTTTTGAGGGGGGATGTACCAAAAAAACTCTGTGATGGGGGTGCTCTCCTTTTTGAAAATGCGGTCCAAGGAATGTAGGAAGCCAATTGAAATTTCTGTTTCTCACAAATGCAGATGGAATTTCTGCATATGCAATACATACTGTTTACATATTAGTCGTTTGACTGATTGATGCCGTGTCTCGTAAGAAAGCCCGTCATTTTCAGATAAAGTCAGTTATATaagaatatatattatttttaaatgatattttgactttattctcc contains these protein-coding regions:
- the LOC125746140 gene encoding proteinase-activated receptor 3-like, producing the protein MEIHYINSSVIFISKWFNASGRELTLFEQCEHMPSMIFFYLSLQYVNMFLGIPANLMVLWLLHKNKADSSTSDIFIWHLAVLDTLFCLLPPLELANIMYLTSSSLRYVLRFFYGIKDSSSLFLSCICLDRYMAVVHPITFAALKDRRHRSVCAAVVWVFTLAYAAVKCVGTIVKFEKAFTVMILGTFAIMLFCNLSILFTLRHSGPVRDVMHPVKKKAFKMVLIILTIIIFNYLPPVALFPFEEYFSHNVFQCYINYVTFGFMDISSTIQPMLYLSKEKLSCSPRCCCKRCFDQEMHEVST